One part of the Vitis riparia cultivar Riparia Gloire de Montpellier isolate 1030 chromosome 15, EGFV_Vit.rip_1.0, whole genome shotgun sequence genome encodes these proteins:
- the LOC117932729 gene encoding probable purine permease 11 isoform X2: protein MQPALDMPVSAEPILSKDETLTRQSSFIGLKCWQWWLLVALNIFFLLAGQAAAVLLGRFYYDKGGNSKWMATFVQTAAFPILLIPLFLIPSSKEPSTTTPPSWTILASIYIALGVVLAGDNMLYSTGLLYLTASTYSLICATQLAFNAVFSFYINSQKFTALILNSVVILSLSASLIAINDDSEGSSGISKGKYAIGIICTLAASALYSLLLSLMQLSFEKVIKKETFSVVLEMQIYTSIVATCASLVGLFASGEWKTLHGEMNGFGKGRISYVMTLVWTAVAWQVCSVGVVGLIFLVSSLFSNVISTVSLAVVPIASVMVFHDEMNGVKVIAMLLAFWGFASYIYQNYLDDRKAIKAQTGADDNHPDDSSCC, encoded by the exons ATGCAGCCGGCTCTCGACATGCCGG TTTCTGCAGAACCGATCTTGAGCAAAGATGAAACTTTAACGAGGCAATCTTCATTCATTGGACTAAAATGTTGGCAATGGTGGCTTTTGGTGGCACTCaacatttttttcctccttgctgGCCAAGCAGCTGCTGTTCTTTTAGGAAGATTTTATTATGACAAGGGTGGAAATAGTAAATGGATGGCTACTTTTGTCCAAACTGCTGCTTTTCCAATTCTTCTCATCCCACTCTTCCTTATACCCTCATCCAAGGAGCCTTCAACTACTACTCCACCTTCTTGGACCATCCTTGCATCAATCTACATCGCTCTTGGAGTAGTCCTAGCTGGTGACAACATGTTATATTCTACTGGGCTCTTGTACCTTACTGCCTCTACTTATTCGCTCATTTGTGCTACCCAATTGGCTTTTAACGCGGTTTTCTCTTTCTACATCAATTCTCAAAAGTTCACTGCTTTGATTCTTAATTCTGTGGTTATTCTATCCTTATCTGCCTCTCTCATTGCTATCAATGATGATTCTGAGGGTTCTTCAGGCATCTCTAAGGGGAAATATGCCATCGGTATCATTTGCACCCTTGCAGCTTCAGCTCTTTATTCTCTTTTGCTCTCCCTTATGCAGCTATCCTTTGAGAAGGtaataaagaaagaaacatTTTCCGTGGTTTTGGAAATGCAAATTTATACATCCATTGTTGCCACATGCGCTTCTCTTGTGGGTCTTTTTGCAAGTGGGGAATGGAAGACTCTCCATGGAGAAATGAATGGGTTTGGCAAGGGGAGAATTTCTTATGTGATGACTTTGGTCTGGACAGCTGTGGCTTGGCAAGTTTGTTCTGTAGGTGTTGTGGGCTTGATTTTTCTggtctcttctctcttctccaATGTTATTAGTACCGTCTCTTTGGCTGTTGTTCCCATTGCTTCAGTGATGGTTTTCCATGACGAAATGAACGGCGTGAAGGTAATTGCTATGCTTTTGGCTTTTTGGGGTTTTGCTTCTTATATTTATCAGAATTATCTGGATGATCGCAAGGCAATAAAAGCACAAACTGGTGCTGATGATAACCACCCTGATGATTCTTCATGTTGTTGA
- the LOC117932729 gene encoding probable purine permease 11 isoform X1, whose amino-acid sequence MQPALDMPAVSAEPILSKDETLTRQSSFIGLKCWQWWLLVALNIFFLLAGQAAAVLLGRFYYDKGGNSKWMATFVQTAAFPILLIPLFLIPSSKEPSTTTPPSWTILASIYIALGVVLAGDNMLYSTGLLYLTASTYSLICATQLAFNAVFSFYINSQKFTALILNSVVILSLSASLIAINDDSEGSSGISKGKYAIGIICTLAASALYSLLLSLMQLSFEKVIKKETFSVVLEMQIYTSIVATCASLVGLFASGEWKTLHGEMNGFGKGRISYVMTLVWTAVAWQVCSVGVVGLIFLVSSLFSNVISTVSLAVVPIASVMVFHDEMNGVKVIAMLLAFWGFASYIYQNYLDDRKAIKAQTGADDNHPDDSSCC is encoded by the exons ATGCAGCCGGCTCTCGACATGCCGG CAGTTTCTGCAGAACCGATCTTGAGCAAAGATGAAACTTTAACGAGGCAATCTTCATTCATTGGACTAAAATGTTGGCAATGGTGGCTTTTGGTGGCACTCaacatttttttcctccttgctgGCCAAGCAGCTGCTGTTCTTTTAGGAAGATTTTATTATGACAAGGGTGGAAATAGTAAATGGATGGCTACTTTTGTCCAAACTGCTGCTTTTCCAATTCTTCTCATCCCACTCTTCCTTATACCCTCATCCAAGGAGCCTTCAACTACTACTCCACCTTCTTGGACCATCCTTGCATCAATCTACATCGCTCTTGGAGTAGTCCTAGCTGGTGACAACATGTTATATTCTACTGGGCTCTTGTACCTTACTGCCTCTACTTATTCGCTCATTTGTGCTACCCAATTGGCTTTTAACGCGGTTTTCTCTTTCTACATCAATTCTCAAAAGTTCACTGCTTTGATTCTTAATTCTGTGGTTATTCTATCCTTATCTGCCTCTCTCATTGCTATCAATGATGATTCTGAGGGTTCTTCAGGCATCTCTAAGGGGAAATATGCCATCGGTATCATTTGCACCCTTGCAGCTTCAGCTCTTTATTCTCTTTTGCTCTCCCTTATGCAGCTATCCTTTGAGAAGGtaataaagaaagaaacatTTTCCGTGGTTTTGGAAATGCAAATTTATACATCCATTGTTGCCACATGCGCTTCTCTTGTGGGTCTTTTTGCAAGTGGGGAATGGAAGACTCTCCATGGAGAAATGAATGGGTTTGGCAAGGGGAGAATTTCTTATGTGATGACTTTGGTCTGGACAGCTGTGGCTTGGCAAGTTTGTTCTGTAGGTGTTGTGGGCTTGATTTTTCTggtctcttctctcttctccaATGTTATTAGTACCGTCTCTTTGGCTGTTGTTCCCATTGCTTCAGTGATGGTTTTCCATGACGAAATGAACGGCGTGAAGGTAATTGCTATGCTTTTGGCTTTTTGGGGTTTTGCTTCTTATATTTATCAGAATTATCTGGATGATCGCAAGGCAATAAAAGCACAAACTGGTGCTGATGATAACCACCCTGATGATTCTTCATGTTGTTGA